A region from the Xenopus laevis strain J_2021 chromosome 4S, Xenopus_laevis_v10.1, whole genome shotgun sequence genome encodes:
- the rrp7a.S gene encoding ribosomal RNA processing 7 homolog A S homeolog isoform X1 — protein sequence MAPAKEGSTLAAPAGYTAVPVKFSEERRTHHYLYIKEHKVREDLDQTRPQNRTLFVLNVPPYCTKESLSQIFTSCSPVESVELQDKPGPSETQSNSVSKHFSLRHLKGFKVAYVVFKHPSGVQAFKSFKVKKPIVLSGIGHSIKTGINKWIDNYRASLTDVAELQAEVDEFMKGYDERVAEEKAKQEEGVPDEEGWVKVTRKGRRPGLARTEAVNIRVTEREKRKRAQKELLNFYAWQHRESKREHLAELRKKFEEDKQKIALMRAQRKFRPY from the exons ATGGCGCCGGCCAAGGAGGGTTCCACGCTCGCAGCCCCTGCAGGTTACACAG CTGTACCAGTGAAATTCTCAGAAGAGCGGAgaacccatcactatttgtacaTTAAGGAGCACAAAGTGAGAGAAGACTTGGATCAAACACGGCCACAGAATCGTACACTGTTTGTCCTTAATGTCCCTCCATATTGCACAAAG GAAAGTCTGTCCCAGATATTCACGTCCTGCTCTCCAGTGGAGTCCGTAGAGCTACAGGATAAACCAGGACCTTCTGAGACGCAGTCTAATTCAGTCTCCAAACACTTTAGCCTCAGGCACCTCAAG GGCTTTAAAGTGGCATATGTTGTGTTTAAACACCCATCTGGAGTTCAggcctttaaatcatttaaagtTAAGAAGCCAATCGTGTTGTcaggaattggccattctataaaaaccGGAATTAACA AGTGGATAGATAACTATCGGGCGTCTCTCACGGATGTTGCAGAGCTGCAAGCTGAAGTAGATGAATTTATGAAGGGATACGACGAGAGGGTGGCAGAG GAAAAGGCTAAGCAGGAAGAGGGGGTCCCTGATGAAGAAGGTTGGGTGAAGGTGACAAGGAAGGGCCGGCGTCCTGGCTTGGCAAGAACAGAGGCAGTAAATATTCGGGTGACAGAAAGAGAAAAGCGAAAGAGAGCCCAGAAGGAACTCCTCAATTTCTATGCTTGGCAGCACAGAGAGAGCAAACGAGAGC ATCTAGCTGAGCTACGTAAGAAGTTTGAAGAGGACAAGCAGAAGATTGCACTGATGAGGGCACAGAGGAAGTTCCGCCCTTACTGA
- the rrp7a.S gene encoding ribosomal RNA processing 7 homolog A S homeolog (The RefSeq protein has 1 substitution compared to this genomic sequence), with product MAPAKEGSTLAAPAGYTAVPVKFSEERRTHHYLYIKEHKVREDLDQTRPQNRTLFVLNVPPYCTKESLSQIFTSCSPVESVELQDKPGPSETQSNSVSKHFSLRHLKGFKVAYVVFKHPSGVQAFKSFKVKKPIVLSGIGHSIKTGINKWIDNYRASLTDVAELQAEVDEFMKGYDERVAEEEEKAKEEEGVPDEEGWVKVTRKGRRPGLARTEAVNIRVTEREKRKRAQKELLNFYAWQHRESKREHLAELRKKFEEDKQKIALMRAQRKFRPY from the exons ATGGCGCCGGCCAAGGAGGGTTCCACGCTCGCAGCCCCTGCAGGTTACACAG CTGTACCAGTGAAATTCTCAGAAGAGCGGAgaacccatcactatttgtacaTTAAGGAGCACAAAGTGAGAGAAGACTTGGATCAAACACGGCCACAGAATCGTACACTGTTTGTCCTTAATGTCCCTCCATATTGCACAAAG GAAAGTCTGTCCCAGATATTCACGTCCTGCTCTCCAGTGGAGTCCGTAGAGCTACAGGATAAACCAGGACCTTCTGAGACGCAGTCTAATTCAGTCTCCAAACACTTTAGCCTCAGGCACCTCAAG GGCTTTAAAGTGGCATATGTTGTGTTTAAACACCCATCTGGAGTTCAggcctttaaatcatttaaagtTAAGAAGCCAATCGTGTTGTcaggaattggccattctataaaaaccGGAATTAACA AGTGGATAGATAACTATCGGGCGTCTCTCACGGATGTTGCAGAGCTGCAAGCTGAAGTAGATGAATTTATGAAGGGATACGACGAGAGGGTGGCAGAG GAAGAGGAAAAGGCTAAGCAGGAAGAGGGGGTCCCTGATGAAGAAGGTTGGGTGAAGGTGACAAGGAAGGGCCGGCGTCCTGGCTTGGCAAGAACAGAGGCAGTAAATATTCGGGTGACAGAAAGAGAAAAGCGAAAGAGAGCCCAGAAGGAACTCCTCAATTTCTATGCTTGGCAGCACAGAGAGAGCAAACGAGAGC ATCTAGCTGAGCTACGTAAGAAGTTTGAAGAGGACAAGCAGAAGATTGCACTGATGAGGGCACAGAGGAAGTTCCGCCCTTACTGA
- the serhl2.S gene encoding serine hydrolase like 2 S homeolog (The RefSeq protein has 4 substitutions compared to this genomic sequence), which produces MSALLKELRFSVPWGQLAAKAWGPSEGRPVLCLHGWLDNANTFDRLIPLLPNDHHFVALDFSGHGLSSHLPEGVRYQHIDYVTDIHRVVTQLGWRQFSIMGHSMGGVVGGLFASVFPELVKKLILLDSYGFFPVNADMIQTHLKKTINYYSRLEGVSAGKLYSPEGALQRLLEANASLTLESGKLLLQRGTKPVEGGVVFSRDIRVTVNNSLPLSTEQCLLMLSKTQAEVNIIMANEGLTADMMRGVYTDVGQALLKGFKESLKERCQVTVVDGNHFVHLNEPEKVANIIFDFLHARSYLQCNL; this is translated from the exons ATGTCTGCACTTCTGAAAG aattGAGGTTTTCTGTCCCCTGGGGACAATTAGCAGCTAAAGCCTGGGGTCCTAGTGAAGGCCGTCCTGTGCTTTGCCTGCATGGCTGGTTGGATAATGCGAACACATTTGACAGACTGATTCCATTACTTCCAAATG ATCATCATTTTGTGGCTTTAGATTTCTCGGGACATGGGCTGTCATCCCATTTGCCTGAAGGAGTGAGATACCAACACATTGACTATGTGACGGACATACACAGAGTGGTAACAC aattggGTTGGCGACAATTCTCAATAATGGGACACAGTATGG GCGGAGTTGTCGGTGGATTA TTTGCTTCTGTTTTTCCTGAGTTGGTCAAGAAACTCATATTGCTGGATTCTTATGGATTCTTTCCAGTTAATGCG gacaTGATCCAGACTCACCTGAAAAAGACAATAAACTATTATTCTCGTTTGGAGGGTGTGAGTGCTGGAAAAATATACTCGCCACAAGGTGCTCTGCAGAG GCTGTTGGAAGCAAATGCCAGTCTAACATTGGAATCTGGAAAGTTGCTGCTGCAGCGTGGTACTAAGCCTGTGGAAGGGG GTGTAGTCTTCAGCCGCGACATCAGGGTAACTGTG AACAATTCATTACCTCTCTCCACAGAGCAGTGCCTTTTGATGCTGTGCAAAATTCAGGCGGAAGTAAACATTATCAT GGCTAACGAGGGGCTCACAGCTGACATGATGCGAGGGGTTTATACGGATGTGGGACAAGCCTTATTGAAAGGATTCAAAGAAAGTCTAAAGGAG CGTTGCCAGGTTACAGTTGTGGATGGGAACCACTTTGTTCATCTGAATGAGCCAGAAAAGGTGGCTAATATCATCTTTGATTTTCTACACGCAAGGTCATATCTCCAATGCAATCTCTAA